A window of Ciona intestinalis unplaced genomic scaffold, KH HT000696.1, whole genome shotgun sequence genomic DNA:
ATGTCTGAATAAACTTCTATTTTGTGCAGATTAACATGTGGCTTTACTGTTCtgtatattttgcttttgttaataatttattgttgcaGTACCTACtaccaataaattaaacaaataaaaccattCATTTGACATATGTCATACTTGTTAAAAGCATAGGACCAAAACTTAGCACAGCTAGCAGAAACACAATATGTTTAGGATCAGCATTGTCTGAATTAATAGCAACAACCTATCTAAAGTATGTCAGGACATAAATAACAGTACTTTGGAATTTTAGATAAACCAGTTCAGtagattaaaataaagcaCATATGCACTTAAAGGCTGCTGATTGTTATATTTCAAGCTATACTGATAACCTATTGCGGGTAATaaggtttattaaaactggcGACTACAAACGCTTCGGTCCCCATTTCAGTTTCAATCCGATTGAAATGCGCCATGTAAATATGACGTTTTAGCGGATCGGATTTGAAATTCGTGTGACGTCAAGTCGGTTTTATGGCTAAGGGAATTACCACAAAATGGAAACAAGTTGTAGGTTAGTGAATGTTTCAGCAACAATATTACTCTCTAGATTGCGACTAAATCAGTTGTTTCTGTAGCTTACTATTAAGGATACCAAGGATATTTTAGGAAATTGCCAAAAttagataatatatatatatttagtcaTGTAGCTTCAATTTTGCGACAATCCGCGCTGTCTGaataaagatattaaaatTCAAAGTGCTCTGTTTGAAATTTGAAATCCgccatgttttttttggatttttatttctatgtctgtgacgtcatctagTTGCAAACCTGCTTTCTGCCGAGTGCTCACTGCTGTCTGCTAGCGTCATCTAGTTGCAAACCTGCTTTCTGCCGAGTGCTCACTGCTGTCTGCTGCATGCAAACATGCTAAGTCGTGTTTTTAGAGTTATAAGAGTTGATTGTCAGTCTGTTGCATGAGGTAGATAAGGCGTTTTAGGTAACAACAGGTTAACTATTTTTATCAACATTACTTTGGTATTAATGATTCACTTAATAAACGATTAAACTTGTCTTATCGGCACACTAGACCAGCACCAGCCAACAAACTATTGACTTTTATattgttacttttatattGGTCGGTAAATTTTGGGTCTTTTCCAcagttttgaaataatattagCCATGCCCCATTGTGTAGCAGTTGCCTGTACTAATCAGTACAAAGGTAAAAAGAATGCAGATGTCAGCTATCACAGctttcctaaaaataaaaagataaagaaGGCTTGGGAGATTGCAGTTAGCCGAAAAAATCTTCCATCAGACCCATATCTGTGCAGTGATCATTTTACCCAGGATTGTTTTGATGAAAGCAGTTTGCTGAATGACATTGTATTAAGTTTTATCATTTGTAGGTCGTAAAGGAACTCCTAGAGGTAGATCAACAACTGTCAACTGCAGATTTTGAATCCCTAGATGCTGATAATGTTGTCATGGATATTAGTGATGGCCAAATTGAGAGTAATGTGCTGACTTCAGAAACTAGTTCCACTTCAATCAAAAGATTTAAAGACGCTGAAACACAAACAGACAAAATGATTACCGTTTGTACTCCTCTTCAAAAAGTTGATGCATATTGTCAGTTTCCTGTGCAATTAAGTGAGCCAGTAATTCATGACCATTCATATAACAGCTTTTCTGAACCAAGCTCAAGTAGTGCATTTGAAATTTCCCGCAATCTTAATGTAGATGATGCAACTAATGATAATGATGTGGAAAGTGTTGAATCAACTGACACGGAACACAATTTTTTGGAAAGCGACAGTTCTTCCTGTGTAACAGAACAAGCCGATTCGAATTGTGCTCATGATTACAGAATATTAACGGAGCCTGAAGATGAAACTAACCGAACTTTCATTATATACGAAAGTCAGTTAAAACAATTACTCAGATTTTGCCCTGATTGCGGGTCTCCAATCGATCCAGAATTAACCGTTGAAACACAAAGAACTGGAGCAATGCTTACTTTGCAACTTGCATGTTTAAATGGATGTGATGTGACATGGCATTCACATCCAACCTCGCAAAATAAAAGGAGCCTTGGAAATATCTTTTTGATATCTGCTTTGTACTTCAGCGGAATGactttttctaaatttgttgtttttgctaAGCTGTTGAACCTAAAATTGTTTCATGAATCAACTTACTACGCATTGCGAAAATCATTTGTATTTCCAGTTGTAGAACGAGCATGGAATCAGGAAAAAAGTAGAATGATCGAGTgtttaaaatctgaaaatCAACCCGTTATGTTGGCCGGAGACGGCAGATGTGACTCTCCGGGCCACAATGCCAAATACGGTACCTATACGTTCTTGGATGTTAAAACATCAAAGGTTGTTGATTTTAAGGTTATTGCTGTGACTGAAGTACAAAACTCCAATGGAATGGGAAAAAAAGGCTTTATTGATGTCTTGGAGAGACTGAAATCTGCTGGAATAGACATTGACATTATAAGCACCGACAGACATAAGCAAATTAGAAAAGTTTTACGAGAAGATTACCCTGAAATTGAACATCAATTTGATCCTTGGCATCTATCAAAATCAATCAGCAAAAAACTATCTGCAGTATCCAAGAAAAAGGATTGTTCGTTATTAGCAGAATGGATATCTTCGATTGTAAATCATTTCTGGTTTTGTGCGGAATCATGTGAACAAAACGCTGTTTTGCTTCGAGAGAAATGGTGTTCTATTTTGTATCATATTGTGAATATTCATTCTTGGCAAGGAAATGAGATGCTACATTGTTGTGAACATGGTATTTTAAGAGGCGAAATGAATACAAAAAAGAAGTGGCTCAAACAAGAAAGTGCAGCATATGAAGCGCTCGTAAATGTAGTTACCAATAAACAACTTATAAAAGATTTGGAGCatgtaacaaaatttattcaCACAACGTATCTGGAAGTATATCATTCAATGTATTTGAAATATCTACCAAAATCCACTCATTTTTCACATGCTTGCATGAATATAAGCAGCATGTTGGCAGCACTTGATCACAACCACAATGTAACAAGACCTCAGGTGAGCACTGGCTTTAATTATTAGGTATCTGACCATATCTCATTGATTCAGGCATTACTTTTTACAGGCGATTTTCAAAAGTGGTGAGAATGAAGGTGAGCCAAGATACAAAATATTGTGGAGCAGAGTGCACAAAAAATTCACTGCAAAAGAAGTTAAATGTGAAAAAGATCATAGTTATCTTTTTAAGATGCTCACTGATATAAAAATAGCTGTGGATCAAGGAAACATTGACGAAGCATACGAAGCAGCAATGGTGAGCATCGCAGCTCCGACGGATAAACCTGACAGAAACTGCATAATTGAAAAAACGAAAAAGCTGTCTCGATTTCATCATTGACCTAATTTTACTTGAACGAACTGTTTCTCTTACCCTTCAATTTGTGGTACATGataataatgtaaaatgttacattgcttattgtttaaatgctTTAGTTTTGCACAACAGAGCAGCTACATAATTTGTTACACAGTTAATTTACAGcgaacttttattttacattttgcattaaaaatataaaaaacagtaaaatacaaaaacagacTAATTTATCAGGGATTAGAAGTTTGTAAAAATCCTTTTACATTTTCTGTTGTAGGCGGAAAATATTTCCTTATAGTGGTGACAACACATGATGGTAAAATCATTCGGTTTTCACGACCGATACGACCATGAATCCAACGCACATATTGTCTGTAAGCGATATGGCGATACTTTGCATTTTCCATAAAAGAACTTTGAACAGTGgaataaaattgtttgtaagtaTTCCAGGCAACATCTAAACTCCATTTATTCAAACATACAGCACTGAATCCAGGATGTACTGTGATGCAATCACATTCTTTGGCAGAACATATCATTTCAAGTGTCTTGCTGCACTCCTTGCAACAAATGCACTCTTTTGCAGTTTCTTGAATACTGCAATTGGAGCAGGAG
This region includes:
- the LOC100182771 gene encoding uncharacterized protein LOC100182771, producing MDISDGQIESNVLTSETSSTSIKRFKDAETQTDKMITVCTPLQKVDAYCQFPVQLSEPVIHDHSYNSFSEPSSSSAFEISRNLNVDDATNDNDVESVESTDTEHNFLESDSSSCVTEQADSNCAHDYRILTEPEDETNRTFIIYESQLKQLLRFCPDCGSPIDPELTVETQRTGAMLTLQLACLNGCDVTWHSHPTSQNKRSLGNIFLISALYFSGMTFSKFVVFAKLLNLKLFHESTYYALRKSFVFPVVERAWNQEKSRMIECLKSENQPVMLAGDGRCDSPGHNAKYGTYTFLDVKTSKVVDFKVIAVTEVQNSNGMGKKGFIDVLERLKSAGIDIDIISTDRHKQIRKVLREDYPEIEHQFDPWHLSKSISKKLSAVSKKKDCSLLAEWISSIVNHFWFCAESCEQNAVLLREKWCSILYHIVNIHSWQGNEMLHCCEHGILRGEMNTKKKWLKQESAAYEALVNVVTNKQLIKDLEHVTKFIHTTYLEVYHSMYLKYLPKSTHFSHACMNISSMLAALDHNHNVTRPQAIFKSGENEGEPRYKILWSRVHKKFTAKEVKCEKDHSYLFKMLTDIKIAVDQGNIDEAYEAAMVSIAAPTDKPDRNCIIEKTKKLSRFHH
- the LOC101242976 gene encoding P2X purinoceptor 7-like, translated to MASRVGIEPYMFEPEYNEEELQIVRIMVEEEHRREHGDGSRLTELSCWCSCSNCSIQETAKECICCKECSKTLEMICSAKECDCITVHPGFSAVCLNKWSLDVAWNTYKQFYSTVQSSFMENAKYRHIAYRQYVRWIHGRIGRENRMILPSCVVTTIRKYFPPTTENVKGFLQTSNP